Within the Phycodurus eques isolate BA_2022a chromosome 15, UOR_Pequ_1.1, whole genome shotgun sequence genome, the region CATTGAGTACTAAAGTGTGCACCAAGATGAGCCAAAATTGAACCCGACTGACTTTTAAGTTCAACGCAGCAAGACGAACCGCAGTCACGCGAAAAATCCTTCATATTTCGGTTTAGTTCTGTCACTTGGCCAGGGCGGACTTTCCATGAGGCCAACGCAGGCAATTGGGATTTCCGGGGACCCAAAacatctcattaaaaaaaaagcatgaattaTTATTGCCTTATAATTCACGCGCTTTAAAACCCATCCAATGCTTCGTCTACTGTATCGTGCTCGTTTCGAGCGCTCCCCCTCCCTTCTCGCGCAACGGACTATTCCGTCTTCTTATTCAGTCGTGACTCAACAGCTCGAGTCTTCCGGAGCTGAGCCCTGCTGCTGCTTGACTTAGCAGCTGACAGGAAATCTTGATTGGCGGACCAATATTGCCCTATTTGCTCAAACGGCGGACCTCTACTCCATCGCAAACCAAAAAAGCAGAACCGGTCGAGGCGCGTCAACACTTCCTTTGACGATTTGGCGTCTTAATGCATCCCCTGCGCGGAATTCATTATCTTAATGTATGTGGGCGTGGCCATTTGTCATGATGTGCTCGTTCCACAATGTCGCGCGTGTCCATGTTTACCTTCCGGGAATCCAAATGTAATTATTCTAAACAAGTCATTGAAATTATACTCTACTTTCACTCGACATTGTcgattcaattaaaacaaaaacaattcattaCACTCCACTCTCACTTGACATTTGAAAGtcggattttatttttacaaaaaaaataaataaaaatactgaaagTGATATTCTGGTTTTCAATTAAGTTGAAAGAAATTGCAAATGATTACATTCAATGATGAAATTAAACttgtttctgtatttaaaaatatacaatttagtataaaatataaaattacatttgaaaaatcattcaaatataAAATTCGACTTgactttttggaagaattgattgcacccaaaaatgtaatttaattccagTTTCACTGGACctttggttttctttgttcaataaaaaaagaaatccttaaattacacattttaaacactAGTTTCACTTCATATTTTTGCCCCCCAGTATGTAAGCACGTGTGAGGGTTTCACGCTGAAATGTCCCGCATGAAATGAagctattcaaatgtattttggaACAGTCGCATTCAAAAGTGAGCCGCACGCTCGTTGAGTCAAGTTCCCCCGTTTGTGCTTTCACTCGTCGCATATTCACGCCACGACTGTACTTTTTCCCCTCcctgccaaaacaaaacaccgGCGGAATGCTTTTGAGTGGCCAACCTCGGAGGTGTCCACCGACAGAATCCAGACTAccgctcatcatcatcatcgccgtcgtcgtcgtcgtcatcattcTCACCGATGACCATATAAAGTTTCAAATGTGTGACTTTAGCAGCCagagggaaaaaataataaatcagccGGCATTTTTTCCAATAGTGTGCGCTTGCCccattccacttttttttttttttttttttgcccaaccCCCATTCTGGAGGTTGGCCACACAGGAAACATTAACCTCTTCCTGCAttagccgccgccgccgccgcttgaCCTGAcctgcattcattcattcatgggGCGGCACACGGGGAAGAACAATTTGGGGGATTTCAAGTCAAACAAGATCAAATCTGCAGTGTTGCGTGGCCGAACATTTTGAACTCGTGTGCAttctcacacgcacacgcacgagTATGAAAAAAGGGAAtacactaaaacatttttttaccaataatttttttttaatgtaaaataattgtgATGAAATCATTTAATTACATGTGTGAgtgaatgaaataaataatgtatgtaatatagaattattacaaaaagaaaatacagtaaaggtgcagttaaaaaaaatatatctatcaTTTTCCCATCAGGGATTGAAAAGGAGTACAGGAAAAAAAGCATCAACTAaaacagatatttaaaaaataataattatgagatgtgtaattaaaataaaaggagTGAAGTgaggaattttaaaaaacacatttgaaaaaaaatacaaactttaaaaatcaaaatgctaaatactgtaattataaaACATTGAATAGTAAAAAGGTACAAAAAGAAAACCCAACTgaacattgatttaaaaataagatttaaataataatatttgtgaAAAGCACAGTATTATTTACTTTCTGGGCCAAAAAAAATGTGGCGTAATTGTAAATCAccaaaaagaataaaacaaaactaaaagaacacaattaaaacattttcaaataaataatgaaaataaacacacagtaaaaaatgttttgggtgaAATGCAGAGCAACTTAGGCTCAggaataaagaataaaaaataaatctgtgtcATAAAAATACCCAGATAAATGTaagtaaaataacattttttatcttattttaattgcaataaaataaTTCTTTAAGAATATgactaaaatggcaactgaagaAATTAATATACATTTCTATTTCTAAgggtaaaattacattttaaaaatattagaaattaaACAGCTTAATAAAATGTgtatctgattaaaaaaaaaaaaaaaagaaagaaaatgggtcgaaaaatgttttgcatttctttactgatacaattttaaaaaaataaataaataaataaaaaatcaaccaGTCAAATAAAATGCACGTATTATTTGACACCGACATTATCTCGGATGCTGCCCTTTATATTTACTCGTTATGTGGATTACGGAGATACGCTGTGATCTAATAACGGACACGTGTGTTGTACACAGGAGGCGCGcgtcccgtcccgtcccgtcccgtcccCCCCAACGCCCACCCACCCACAAATACTTCCCCCTACCTCCACCTCCACCCACACAATGTAAACTCCTGGCTAACAAGAACAATCTGTGTAGACCGGACGGGGGGAGGAGTgcagatggaggaggaggaaagaggGAGGAAAAGAGGGAGGGAGGTCCCCTCGCACTTTAAACGCCGTCTGTCTCGACCATTCCTGACTGGGAAAGTGCACGTGGACCAGTTTGCAACGCTCGCCATTGAAGCTTTGACTTTTCCATCCTTCAACGGAGCTCTTTACTGACAGgaactcttcttctttttctatcCTGGTGGCTGCTGgtgagttccccccccccccccccccatccgtcGTACACGCCATCAGGCTAAATTGAAAATAAACGGCACCCTGAATGCAGCACAAGAAGTTCAGAGACGGGGAATGCGCCACGATGCCTTCAAGCGAGCCTCCAGTGTGAGGACATTGGagctattttgttattttacaatagAATTAAGGAATACGTCGttgtgagttgagttcattgctgctgcaagaaaaaaaaaaaagtctcaatttGAATGTTTATGTGTCACGCTACactacacatgcatgcatgtgtgggtgtgtgtctcggtaaaaagaaatgaataaataaaaaaaaaaaaatgaactcggCTCCCTCGGCCAGATTAAGTTTCACTTGGCCTAGCGAGAACACGGACGCTGCAGAAATAAATCAAAAGatcaacatttaaacaaactTAGTTAAGTTAAGCAGGCTGTCTTGCTCACATTGCCTCATCATCACATTTTTCTCCTCTACTAAACCTTCTTACAACACTCGCTGAAACCTTTACTCAAATAAAATGCCTCAAATTTAAGTGGCCTTTGGGGGAGAACACAaggagtgtgtttttttttttttgggggggggaataaaaaaataaataaaccagcCCCCGTCACCAGTTCGAAATCGGGTGGACAAGTCCACCATGACACTCCGCACGGATAAGTCTCCAGGGCCCGTGCcccaaattgaacaggaagtccgCCATTATGGTTTAAAGTGGCCATTTTGGGCCAATTCACTCACTACGGAAAGTTGGAAGAAATTAGCCCCCTGCCAGCAATTTCCCCGATTGACGTGAAATTGGGTCAGCATGTCTATCGTAACTGGACACACAAAAAGAGTCCCGACGATCTCTGCCCAAAACTGAACAGgaggtcagccattttggtttcaaggGGCCTTTTTGTGCCCACTCACTATggtaagttagaaaaaaaataaatagcccCTGCCAGCAGCGAGAGAAAATTGGGTGGATAGGTCCACCATAAGAGGACGCAGGAAAAAGTCACCGGGAAAGTTGGCCACCGACGTTTGAATTGGCCTTTTTGGGCGAGGTCACTCATtagaagtctctaaattgcccgtaggtgtgaatgcttgttggtttatgtgtgccccgcgattgactggcgaccggttcggggtgtgtCCCGCCGCTCGCCCGGTGATaggctgggctaggctccagcacgcccgctggATAAGAAAGAAATATGGCGATCCTGAGAATATatgaaaattgtatttttaattcaaactaatttaaaatgttgaagggattgaaaacaaaatgcaattgaATGGCTTTTATACCAATTTTAGTTGAAACCCTGcagtaaaagcaaaaaacagaaaatcttAAAAATGCCTGACCGTTTAGGCTACGAACCAGAAAGTGTCGTCAAATCCAGCACGTTTTTTTTGACGTACagcaaaaaagtatttggactTTCTTATTTCCTACCACTGCTTAGGGTTTGCATCAGAGCGATCCGATTGGACGGCTGGTCGTCGCTTTGACACGTGACATCATTTTTTTATCATGGCTTTTCTGTGGGCGATGTCACCTTTGAGACCAAAATCTGAgatgagcagaagaagaaatggaGTCCGAGTTGTGACCGTGTTGTTTTCCAGATCCTGGAGGGAAATGAATCTGGCTCTGTACAACTCAGCCGAGGGCAGCGCCGACCTTGAGGAACCAGACAACGTCACGTCCTCCGGCGCCCCCCTGGACCACCGATCCACGACTTCGGACTTCCTGGTCCAGCTGGCGGACTTCCTGCGGGACCACGTGTTCCTGGTCCTGGTGGCGGTCTCCCTGGTTCTGATTCTGGTCCTCGGCGTGTGCGGTGTCATTTTCCTGACGCGGCGGCGTAAAGCCAACGCCTACTACCCGTCGTCGTACCCCGCCAAGATGTACGTGGACCAGCTGGACAAGAGCGGCGGGGTGAGGGGGTTTCACGAAATTCTGGACAACAAGAAGGAGCTGGCGAGAGATGCGGAAAGCGAACAAGCGGACTCGCACAAGCAGCTCCAGGCAGACATCATGAGGGCGGCTAAGAGTCTGAGGACACCGACCAGAACCTTGGAGGACGCCTCCAAGAAAGACGAGTCGCCCCCGAGTCCCGTCGCAGGGAAAGCCGGCGAGGCGACCGGACCGCCACCAGGGGGTGCTGCGGTGGACAAGCCTGAAGATGAGTCCCGGGCGCCAGCCACGGTCAAGGGTCTGCGGCCTCCGTCTTTGCACCTTCACAACGACTCGGCCACTCTGCAGCTCATCGCCGGGGAGAAAACTGCCTTCTAGAAAAGGCCGAATCACTTTGGACTAACCTCATAGCTTTAAGGATTTTTACAGCTTTTCAGAAGagaattgggggggaaaaaaaaaaaaaacacggcaaACTAGTGGTCAACATGTTCGCCTCACATCACTGAGGTTTTGGGTTCGAGTCCCAGCTCTGAGAACCCTCTCGGTTTTGAACGGTTTTTGGGTTAATGTCACTACGGCTGCCATCAGTGCAGGAATGTTTTTGTgggggcttttttttgtgtgtctatttTGTGTAAAAGTGGCTTAGACTGATGGTCATACATAATggcatactatatatatatatatatatatatatatttccaaaaaaaaaaaaaaagtaatttgatgTTGTTTTCAAATGGTACGTTTCCTTTATACATCCTCAACCTTGCGCTAAAATGTGTCCAATTCAAAATAATATagaaatataatacaatatataacGAAACAACCAATAAATAACCATGTATCTTTGCCTTAGGGAAGTCAGTTTGAccaaatgctaacaaataatgcaaaaccccatagacaggctaacagaaCTAGCATTGATTTTGCAGTAGTTATAAGCCttaaagcaacagatatttgaacacatactgagcaacacatgcagatgggtaatatagcaatactcacaAGAATATTTTCTTTATGCTCTGCGTACGACGACTTCCGTTGCTGTGGCTTGCATGGGGACCTGAGACGTAcggctgtattatactgcccccaggtggacaaggtgcacacaccggcgggagcagcacaatgtccaatgAATTGAAGTTGAAGAAAACGTGGCAAAAATCGTTCAAttctctctattttttttttattatcataaaATGTATGTTATTATAGAGTACTACTTTTTCTTATGACATAAGACATTACacatattgttgttatttttgggtAGGTtggaactgattaatggcatttccatttatttgtttgttcattgtTTCGCAGGATACAGACACAAGAACCTAAATTACTTTGGAATTATATTTGGCAACGACTAATGGTGGCATGTCTGTTCCCTTTAATTTTCTTAGTCCATTAtggaaagaataataataataataataattgaaagaGGCTTATTTATATTGCTGCTTCCAAATAAGCACACATCATCGCAGGCCTCTCTTTTGAACACATTTCAGacattttgtcatgttaaaGTTCACACGTGCTCAAAGGTAGCGTAATATACATTTCAGTAGTTTTATTGGGCATTTGTAAACATTGCCGCAAATTACAAGCTGGGTTGCTTGGTTACATCATAACAACAACACTCACAACTCTGCTAGCAACATGAACAACATCATCAAGTGTTAAAATTGTGCGTATGCGTGACAGGCTAAGCAAAGCGTGTTATACGCGGAGGGTGAGGCTGTGGCTTGTTACCGGGTACAGGAAGTGATGCGGCGGGGGCAGCATTGGCCAACAGCTACTAGTACTACTTCTcagcaaacaggaagtggcgctCAATTGGAGGCCTGGGCCGCCACCTGTTGGTCGTCTTGCTGCTTGAGGCGATAGTCGGCCAGCGCCGCCTTGATGGCGTCCTCGGCGAGCACTAGGAGAGACGCTTCATTAGGTACGCGGTACActcctgcttttgaaatgtcCAACTTTGGCATGTCTATTTCCATTCTTGTCACAGTATATAGTGAGCCTTCGCTTTGGTCGGGTGATTAGTCCATCAAATGGATCAGGCCGATCAACAAAATACGAGGTCCATTTGGTCACAAggaaaagtgaaaatgtttaaagATAGCatacttgaaaataaaattataattaaaaatggaactattattttattttgggtttttattttctacataaaaaaaggtttaatacaacattttcacacaattctttcatttacatttggttaaaaaaattgttttttaaatctaatgCTACAAGGTAAtacactatttttttaaattcaaaatgaaagtaATAAAATTTGCATGCTACAATATAATCACACTTTGTTTGATTATACGTTTTCATTCCATGTTTTCACttaaaattgttaattttaaatgctacaattttatttttaattttaaaaagtttgtaAGTTGAATGGCGCAAGATATCACTACAATATTTTAGACGtgactaataaaaataaaagttattacatttttttaaatagataccTGTTATCTAAACATTAGCTCTTAAATGTTGAAgtataatcataataaaatgtatatatccttgtgagtattgttgtaggtttataattactgtaacatggatgctaatttctgttaacTTGTCTAAGGTGTTTTGTATTatatgctagcattaagctaataCAATGCCCttctgttttatgtgtcagttgtactcaactcattcactgccattgacggctctTGAATTCAAATAActatgttaacatggaggaccgGCAGTGGTAGGAATTTTTACCTATCGCGGGTGTGTCTGGAGCGTATCCCCCGAGATAAACGGGGGATCGCTGCTTAGCGATAATAGGAACATACTGGAGCAGTGTAGCTTGACAGGCGGCAGGCAGAGCTCTTTGGCGATGTCCGTGTTCCTGATGGTCAGCGCTTGGTCCAcctcaaagaagaaaaaggcatCCGGTGAACCCAACACCCCATAGTATACACGTATATGGATATAAATATACACTCGCACAATACTCACAGATTTGCCTTTGATCCACTCGGTGGCCAGAGAGCTGGAGGCGATGGCGGAGCCGCAGCCGAACGTCTTGAAGCGCGCGTCCACAATCTTGCCGTCGTCGTCCACCTCAATCTATCAGAACATTTAACATTGAATTGGATTTTTGGACAAGATGGATGCTAATTattatgtaaaataatacataaaattcaaataaaaatgaagcgagaaagaaagaaagaaagaaatatcacaaaaacattgcaataaAAATGAGAATTATTTTCAGAAAAGGCACAATaaccacaaaatattaaaatatgatataaaataaaaatgaatcatttACTTTCAAAAACGGGAAGGCACAGGCAGTTTATAAAGACAATGGtaacaaaataattcaaataaaattgaagaaagtcattttttgaaaaggcacaaaaaaaatatatacagacGAAACGTGAAGATAGTTAGTCTGCGGAATATGGTAAATAAATCAAGGCACAACAAATTTAAACACAAAGGTATTTTCTGAAAAGACAATAACatcatacaaatgaaaaaaataaacatttaaaaatgttttaaagttatttttttggtgaaggtaaaaaaatgaagcaaaatacCCCCGCAAATATATctgatcaggccgatcagatgggtgtaaagtctactacagaatgataaatattaaaagtaaaaaagttcacccgaacaggacaaacaaatttaaaataaaaactaaatagaaaaataaaaaaataaaaaataaagtgaaaagtTATTTTGgtagggtattttttttttctttacaaaattataaatatcaaaatgaaaattaaacgcaacataaattaaaacatatttaaatgaaatgtaataattaaaatttattttcagaAAGAATAACAAactaatattaaatataaaattgttattttgggAAAAGGCACaatcagaaaataaatgtataaatatttaaattaaaaggaAGGTTATTTGTGGTAAagcttaaaaagtaaaaataatttaaaaaattaaataaagaaattaattttCCAGAAACTGcataaaatgaacaaacaaattttacactgaaaaataatttcattcaaaatacTATATTAAACCTTACAATAAATATGTAAGGAAACACTATAAACtcccaaaaacaacattttgtcaacATGTTTTTGGTGTTTAACAAGTTAACATGTTAATGTGGACACCTCCCGGTCTATCCCGGGCGCAAGTGTACACAAGAATgcgtgatttctttttttttttttttttttattccaaaccTGAAGCTTCATGACGTCTCCGCAGGCCGGGGCGCCCACCAGGCCGGTGCCCACCTTCTTGGAGCGTTTGTCCAGGGTGCCCACGTTCCTCGGGTTCTCATAATGATCCACCACCTTCAGCGCAGGACACAACAGAACGGCATTTATATTCGCTAATAATGCGCACAGAACTCAACTCACGTGACCTTGTGCACCTCCCAAATTATTGAGGCATATATTCATCCTGACATTTTCTTGGATTAAACTCCAAATTCCATCATTTACCCAAGGACGCCTTCTCAACATGACGAATGACACGTGatgaaaaaaatttatttgGACAGGATATCATTGTTTGCCATGGCAACGCCTGAATGATGAACTCCCACAAGTTTCTGCTAAGTCACCGTGACCAAGGCAACATTACATCACAGTAAattacacaagaaaaaaaaaaaaaatcatccatgtACTACAACATGCAACTTCAAAGTGTTTTGATGTGTTGCAGCTGCTTGTAGTAAatccatttttcagtttttaagaAGTTTTAGTGAGTTACATTCAGTAGCGTGTgtacgggtgtgtgtgtgtgtgtgtgtgtgtgtgtgttcaaggaccacatttgatttttaaaagaaagtcaTTGGTAAATATCATTAGTTTAATAGTGAAAGTGCCTAATACTGTCACAGTATCAATTCAAAAATGGTGTCTGTGTATTGTCGGTTATCTTGATCATGGTCATCCGAAAAGGTCGActggaggcaactggacttttcttgtttgttgaatttttttttttttactgtataaatATGACTTAGGCAAGTACGCTATTAGGCTAGCATAAtccattttacattacaaaaacaacattttgttttccggaaacattcaaaaatgactCAGGCAACTAATCGATTAGGCTGACAATatgtaaaatactttattttaataatgaaatcaTAACTCtccttttcatttcattatttataatgAACTGTTTTGGTTTTATGTATGTGTAAAATAGTttcttttgaattgtattttcattttattatttacaataaattcattaaccaattatttaataagatcaattcatttaaaaagtacacattgagcaaatttttttttttttattatgcaaTTACGCGTTCATTGGTGTAAATGATGAAGGTGAAGCTCAACAAGCTACAAATGATTCATGATGAAAGTGACTTTGACAcgttttcactttcacttttgatATTTACGAGAGAAAGTGTGTCCAATAAATACATCTCTTTCGTAACACAAATCAATAAAGAGAGCCAAGTCACCTACTTTGCTAATAAGAGACTTATCACGATTAGCCACAGTGAACGACTTGACCCTTTTAAAGAAGGAAAGCCAGGGCTTCCTACCTTCTGATGATAGCAACACTGGGAGAAGAACTCGGGAACAGAAAGTCTCCTGGTGAGGAAAGTTAGAGGGCTGAAGCATTTGTTCGCCACAATGGCCGCCATGCTGCTGCTGGATACGAGCGTACAGTAACACCAAAACACTAGTGAGTAGTGACGCACTTGCAAACAGGACGGCAGCTATTTAAGGCCAGCTATCGGCTAACCGCTAACGGCGGGCTACGTAAAAACACGCGTCGCAGCGACGTCACCACCAAGGGGCGGGGATATGCGCCAATACTGCGCATGTCAGGATTGACATGAGTGAGGCTCACTTTTATTAATTGGACAACAATAATGACTGATGGTAACAAGGTAGAAAACGAATAAATATCAAAacgcaacactttatttctataaatagCTGCAtcatgtgtttacattttgaaatgaacacttttcacatttctaggaaatcacaatgtccaatcactggtgagctgtttttttttttttagaactacTCATTTAGTCCCTGGGGGCAGCATGTTGTTGACCCCTcctgtaaaataaatgctaaagtAAAtgcttgataaaaaaatatatatatacaatttggAAGGCAGAATCACATTTCATATTGTGTCACGTTTTTATCAGGAACTCggcaggaaacaaaaaaaatgggaagTTGCGTTGTTGCATGGGAGTCAGCAGAAAAATTCATCTCTGGATTACTTCTTACCCACACCAGCACGCATTTTGTGAGTACTAAAAAGGTTTTCTTTGTCTTGACTAGAATTGTAAAATTCATCGAACTTTTATAGTTGGAAACTTTCGATGGGAATTTATCGGAATCCACGGGAATTTATGAGAATGAACAAGAATAAATCAGGAGATTACCAAATTGAAAGTTGGCTGTTAATGAGGAACTTAAAAATTGCTGGAGAAAATACTTTTCTTCTGAGTAAGAGGCACtattttcatttcacattttgaattgtGCTTTGTCGTatagtttttccatttttgaatGGGTAATTTTTGACTGGGTAATATGGAATTGCTTAATTTTCTTCTCTTCACTGGAGCTGCGGAGAATCTATTGTGCGCTCATAACTCGAGACAAAAATATCGCCCAAGTAACGATCCAGATGAAttttctcagggcattgaatggCTCGCAGTtgaactgttctggttgtcttagatgTTTTGCCTGAACCGTCTTCtgacagtccagttgcgatcagTTCAATGCGCTAGCCTGAATTTGTGTGGAGAAACTCACACTAactgaactgatgaagcctgctcggacgAGAGCCCAAATGTcctctaagacaaccagaacagtccatttgcgatcgattcaatgccctgagaacgACAGGAGAATATTCACGGGCATCCAGATAAACTGCGTGTTCGATTTCAGCATAGCGTCCAAGATGAGTGTGGATTACATCGAATATGGAGATTACACTGCGGACAACGAAACCGAAGCAAACGTCAGCGTCTGCGGTGCATTGAATGTCGGCAGTTGCCACGCGTCTTTGACTCCTGTCCTGGTGGCCGTCAACGTCTTCATCTGCGTTATGGGCCTGGTGGGGAACTCTCTGGTGATCTGGATCTGCGGCTGGAAGATGAAAAGAACGGTCATCACCACTTGGTACCTGAGTCTGGCCATCTCCGACTTGTTGTTCTGCGCCCTCCTGCCTCTGGAGGTGTTCTACATGCTCACTGCGCATTGGCCTTTCGGACTGGCGCTGTGCAAGCTGATGTCGTCCGTGCTGTTCCTCAACATGTAcagcagcgtcttcctcttagtTCTGATCAGCGCCGACCGATGCGTGATGGCGTCCTTCCCTGTGTGGTCGCGGAACTACCGCACGGTTCGCGGGGCTTCGGCAGCCGTGGTGGTCACGTGGGGCCTCTCGGCGCTGCTGACATTGCCGTCGCTGATTTTCAGGCAAACGGCGGCCCGAGGAGACGCGGTCCTGTGCTACCTGGGCTACACGGAGCCGTCCAGACACAAGGCGGTGGTGCTGAGCCGCTTCATCTGCGGTTTCCTGGTGCCGTTCGTGGTGATCGTGTTGTGCAGCGCCGTGCTGGCTGCCAAGCTGCGAGGGATGAGCATCAGGttcaacttcttcttctttcccatTGGGCTTTACAAGTGGGGACTGGTGATATATGACTCGCCATGTATACCGGGTGTCCTAAAAGTCACTATACAGACTCTAGGCcctcagcatttgacagcttgggctctgcagtttttgtaagcgtTGCAAAATTCCCACCCGACAAGAAGTTTTTCTGTCCCCGACTGCAATTCAGCGCctgtttgagaagctttatagCCATCACACTGCTCTAATACGTAGTGCGATGTACACTATCCATGGCAGGGTTCTCAAAACAGGACCTGTTCTTGACAAATGGTCAGGAAGAACACCGAACTCCTAGAGCAGGCATTCGTGCAAAGGCGTCTATCCGGAGAGCTGCACTGGGCCGAACTACAGTCGGAGACAGAGAAATTCATAATGTCAACTGGTGAGCAACGGTCAAGGGAATTATATGCTTGCAAGaactgcaaagcctaagctgCAAATGCTGACGGCCTCATGTCTGTCCAAATGATCGTCAGCCGAGCCTTGTTCCTAAAACAGCTCCTGGAGAAAAGAGTAGGGTATCAATCGATCAAacctttatttgtatagcacctTTCATACTTAAAAAGCAACACGACGTGGTTCACAAGGCAAATGATAAAAGACGCTAATGCAAGCCTCCCACCCGCCCGCAGTCTCCGAGTCCCTGCCACAACCAACACCCGTAAGTAAAAGTAGTTACGGTAAAAAAGATGACGAAATACATAACAGAGCTATTGAGACATGGCAGAGCACAGATTGGAACTTAGAAG harbors:
- the tmem119b gene encoding transmembrane protein 119b; its protein translation is MNLALYNSAEGSADLEEPDNVTSSGAPLDHRSTTSDFLVQLADFLRDHVFLVLVAVSLVLILVLGVCGVIFLTRRRKANAYYPSSYPAKMYVDQLDKSGGVRGFHEILDNKKELARDAESEQADSHKQLQADIMRAAKSLRTPTRTLEDASKKDESPPSPVAGKAGEATGPPPGGAAVDKPEDESRAPATVKGLRPPSLHLHNDSATLQLIAGEKTAF
- the LOC133413307 gene encoding iron-sulfur cluster assembly scaffold protein IscU-like; the protein is MAAIVANKCFSPLTFLTRRLSVPEFFSQCCYHQKVVDHYENPRNVGTLDKRSKKVGTGLVGAPACGDVMKLQIEVDDDGKIVDARFKTFGCGSAIASSSLATEWIKGKSVDQALTIRNTDIAKELCLPPVKLHCSMLAEDAIKAALADYRLKQQDDQQVAAQASN
- the LOC133413301 gene encoding chemerin-like receptor 1, with product MSVDYIEYGDYTADNETEANVSVCGALNVGSCHASLTPVLVAVNVFICVMGLVGNSLVIWICGWKMKRTVITTWYLSLAISDLLFCALLPLEVFYMLTAHWPFGLALCKLMSSVLFLNMYSSVFLLVLISADRCVMASFPVWSRNYRTVRGASAAVVVTWGLSALLTLPSLIFRQTAARGDAVLCYLGYTEPSRHKAVVLSRFICGFLVPFVVIVLCSAVLAAKLRGMSIRSTKPYKVMAALISCFFVCWVPYHTFVLLELDVKKLSLETLHTGMKVGPTLAAANSFLSPVLYVFIGNDFNQILRRSLTQRFESVMAEGFWTGRSQSVQNMQNL